The following coding sequences are from one Ctenopharyngodon idella isolate HZGC_01 chromosome 17, HZGC01, whole genome shotgun sequence window:
- the nid2a gene encoding nidogen-2 isoform X32, whose amino-acid sequence MTWDKIAVLFLQLLWTVHRVTAIHRHDIYPYGMLYGDVALQEGDDETSKVITLTKPMYFYEASFTNLYVATNGIISTQDLPMEKQYVDDGFPTDFPVIAPFLADIDTSKGKGSIFYRQTESPTVLKRAEADVKRGFPDATFTPTHAFIATWENVSAYEEVTRSSRPSNRVNTFQVVLAYNEKDTYALFLYPEDGLQFFGTRPKESYNVEIELPARVGFTRGELSYFFFSRTEGPYYSVTSNEQSVKNLYQKGNIGEPGVWLFHVGNRYSFQNVVPAQHEVVSTKAPPVLVAVFSDEDYTEEEYPIDPDFQDPTTTEFLEPEQDSSLLERLNQEAPLGQSPLQPSVSGPGEFPQPDPRNLPPEDVTQPQRPLPKHAILQVYPNRVKDVPPHNSGGQVFSVEERVNFESGVIHYSTDNKETCERFQQQCSQNAHCTDYPTGFCCHCNSGFYGNGRHCLPNGAPHRVNGKVRGTVLVGGTVVQLDSIDLHAYIVVGDGRAYTAISEVPEPVGWALMPVAPIGGLFGWLFALELPNSLNGFSITGAEFTRRADVTFYPGNQRLSIVQTATGLDTQNYLNVDTHLQGSVPFIPPGATVQMEPFKDTYQYYPSLITSSSVREFTVVSAEKGTETLTFQVRQNITYRDCTHGHRRGLETQELRMERIFVMYVKEERILRYAITNKIGPLGAGETEPENVNPCYSGNHDCDTTAQCVPGEGQLFSCQCATGYSGDGRNCYDVDECAEGLSSCGAHSHCVNLPGSHRCQCEGGFEFGFDGRTCQDVDECRDQPCHAQALCSNVPGSFHCQCQPGYHGDGFQCHPQNGRPKTQCEQHRDSLQSRNDGVPRVGAFIPECDEEGQYRPQQCHGSTGHCWCVDSRGQERAGTRTPPGTPTINCYEPGRLKTQCEQHRDSLQSGNDGVPRVGAFIPECDEEGQYRPQQCHGSTGHCWCVDSRGQERAGTRTPPGTPRINCDEPVYPGRPKTQCEQHRDSLQSGNDGVPRVGAFIPECDEEGQYRPQQCHGSTGHCWCVDSRGQERAGTRTPPGTPRINCDEPGRPKTQCEQHRDSLQNGNDGVPRVGAFIPQCDEEGQYRPQQCHGSTGHCWCVDSRGQERAGTRTPPGTPRINCDEPGRPKTQCEQHRDGLQNGNDGVPRVGAFIPECDEEGQYRPQQCHGSTGHCWCVDSRGQERAGTRTPPGTLRINCDEPGRLKTQCEQHRDSLQSRNGDVPRVGAFIPECDEEGQYRPQQCHGSTGHCWCVDSRGQERAGTRTPPGTPRINCDESGHPKTQCEQHRDSLQSRKDGVPLAGAFIPQCDEEGQYRPQQCHGSTGHCWCVDSRGQERAGTRTPPGTPRINCDEPVIVPPTQRPETVCERWRASLLQQYAGQPDSRHYLPQCDSSGEFNPVQCYGDSSYCWCVDRNGREVPGTRSHDAVKPACIPTVAPPTMRPLPRPDVTPPPAGTSLLYAQGQQIGVLPLNGTQMDKQRSSVLLALHGSIVVGIDYDCRERKVYWTDLAGRTISRASLEPGSESEIIINTALTSPEGLAVDVARRRLFWVDSTPDKIETANLDGSDRRVLFDTDLVNPRAIIVDSPTGTLYWTDWNREAPKIESSSVDGQNRRVLVQDGIGLPNALAYDSTTRQVCWADAGTKRLECISPNGTGRRVVHSNLNYPFSMVSFANHYYYTDWRRDGVVALSRDNQSTDEYLPDQRSHLYGITVAPPHCL is encoded by the exons GTAAACACGTTTCAAGTGGTGCTTGCGTACAATGAGAAGGATACTTATGCGCTCTTCCTATACCCTGAGGATGGCCTGCAGTTTTTTGGGACACGGCCCAAAGAATCTTACAATGTCGAAATTGAGCTTCCAGCTCGTGTGGGTTTTACCAGAGGAGAGCTGTCCTACTTCTTCTTTTCTCGGACTGAAGGGCCTTACTACAGCGTCACCAGCAACGAGCAGTCTGTCAAGAACCTTTACCA AAAGGGAAACATAGGAGAGCCTGGAGTTTGGCTTTTCCATGTTGGAAACAGATATTCCTTCCAGAATGTCGTTCCTGCACAGCATGAGGTTGTTTCAACCAAAGCTCCCCCAGTTCTGGTTGCTGTGTTCTCTGATGAAGACTACACAGAGGAGGAGTACCCCATCGATCCAGACTTTCAGGATCCCACCACAACAGAGTTTCTTGAGCCAGAGCAGGACTCCTCCCTACTGGAGCGTCTCAACCAGGAGGCGCCTCTTGGTCAATCTCCACTTCAGCCCTCAGTGTCTGGTCCAGGTGAATTTCCTCAGCCTGATCCCCGTAATCTCCCCCCGGAGGATGTGACCCAGCCCCAGCGGCCATTACCAAAGCACGCAATTCTGCAGGTGTACCCGAACCGTGTGAAGGACGTCCCACCTCACAACTCTGGTGGCCAAGTGTTCAGTGTTGAGGAGAGAGTGAACTTTGAGTCTGGAG TGATCCATTACTCAACCGATAATAAAGAGACATGCGAGCGCTTCCAGCAGCAGTGCAGTCAGAACGCACACTGCACAGACTATCCCACTGGCTTCTGCTGCCACTGCAACTCAGGATTCTACGGCAACGGCCGCCACTGCCTGCCAAACG GTGCACCTCATCGTGTGAATGGTAAAGTCAGAGGGACTGTGCTGGTGGGTGGCACAGTAGTGCAGCTGGACAGCATTGACCTGCATGCCTACATCGTGGTTGGCGATGGGCGAGCGTACACTGCCATCAGTGAGGTCCCGGAGCCGGTGGGCTGGGCCCTCATGCCTGTGGCCCCCATTGGAGGTCTGTTTGGTTGGCTCTTTGCCCTGGAGCTGCCTAACAGCCTTAATGGCTTCAGTATCACCG GTGCCGAATTCACTCGCCGTGCAGATGTGACCTTCTATCCTGGTAACCAGCGTCTCAGCATCGTCCAGACAGCTACGGGTTTGGATACCCAGAACTACCTCAATGTGGACACTCATTTACAAGGCAGTGTTCCCTTCATCCCTCCTGGTGCTACAGTGCAGATGGAGCCATTTAAGGACACCTACCAGTATTATCCTTCAT TGATTACCTCCTCATCAGTGCGTGAGTTTACAGTCGTGTCAGCTGAAAAAGGAACAGAGACCCTCACTTTCCAGGTCAGACAGAACATCACATACAGGGATTGCACTCACGGGCACCGCAGAGGACTGGAGACACAGGAGCTGAGAATGGAGCGCATATTTGTTATGTACGTCAAAGAGGAGCGCATCCTTCGATATGCCATCACCAACAAGATCGGCCCTCTCGGAG CTGGAGAAACCGAGCCAGAAAATGTGAACCCCTGTTACTCTGGAAATCATGACTGTGACACAACTGCACAGTGCGTGCCGGGCGAGGGACAGCTGTTCTCGTGCCAGTGCGCCACAGGTTACAGTGGAGACGGTCGCAACTGTTATG ATGTGGATGAGTGTGCAGAAGGTCTGAGCTCCTGTGGTGCTCACTCTCACTGCGTGAACCTGCCCGGAAGCCATCGCTGTCAGTGTGAGGGCGGATTTGAGTTTGGATTTGATGGCCGCACATGTCAGG ATGTAGACGAGTGTCGTGACCAGCCGTGTCACGCCCAGGCCTTGTGCTCCAACGTTCCGGGATCTTTCCACTGCCAGTGCCAACCAGGATACCATGGAGATGGTTTCCAGTGCCACCCTCAAAATG GTCGTCCCAAAACCCAGTGTGAGCAGCACAGAGACAGTCTTCAGAGCAGAAACGATGGTGTTCCTCGCGTAGGAGCCTTCATCCCTGAGTGTGATGAGGAGGGTCAGTACaggcctcagcagtgccacggGTCCACAGGTCACTGCTGGTGTGTGGACAGTAGGGGGCAGGAGAGAGCAGGAACCCGAACTCCACCTGGTACCCCGACAATAAACTGTTATGAGCCTG GTCGTCTCAAGACCCAGTGTGAGCAGCACAGAGACAGTCTTCAGAGCGGAAATGATGGTGTTCCTCGCGTAGGAGCCTTCATCCCTGAGTGTGATGAGGAGGGTCAGTACaggcctcagcagtgccacggGTCCACAG GTCACTGCTGGTGTGTGGACAGTAGGGGGCAGGAGAGAGCAGGAACCCGAACTCCACCTGGAACCCCGAGAATAAACTGTGATGAGCCTG TGTATCCAGGTCGTCCCAAGACCCAGTGTGAGCAGCACAGAGACAGTCTTCAGAGCGGAAACGATGGTGTTCCTCGCGTAGGAGCCTTCATCCCTGAGTGTGATGAGGAGGGTCAGTACaggcctcagcagtgccacggGTCCACAGGTCACTGCTGGTGTGTGGACAGTAGGGGGCAGGAGAGAGCGGGAACCCGAACTCCACCTGGAACCCCGAGAATAAACTGTGACGAGCCTG GTCGTCCCAAGACCCAGTGTGAGCAGCACAGAGACAGTCTTCAGAACGGAAACGATGGTGTTCCTCGTGTAGGAGCCTTCATCCCTCAGTGTGATGAGGAGGGTCAGTACaggcctcagcagtgccacggGTCCACAGGTCACTGCTGGTGTGTGGACAGTAGGGGGCAGGAGAGAGCGGGAACCCGAACTCCACCTGGAACCCCGAGAATAAACTGTGACGAGCCTG GTCGTCCCAAGACCCAGTGTGAGCAGCACAGAGACGGTCTTCAGAATGGAAACGATGGTGTTCCTCGCGTAGGAGCCTTCATCCCTGAGTGTGATGAGGAGGGTCAGTACaggcctcagcagtgccacggGTCCACAGGTCACTGCTGGTGTGTGGACAGTAGGGGGCAAGAGAGAGCGGGAACCCGAACTCCACCTGGAACCCTGAGAATAAACTGTGACGAGCCTG GTCGTCTCAAGACCCAGTGTGAGCAGCACAGAGACAGTCTTCAGAGCAGAAACGGTGATGTTCCTCGCGTAGGAGCCTTTATCCCTGAGTGTGATGAGGAAGGTCAGTACAGACCTCAGCAGTGCCACGGGTCCACAGGTCACTGCTGGTGTGTGGACAGTAGGGGGCAGGAGAGAGCGGGAACCCGAACTCCACCTGGAACCCCGAGAATAAACTGTGACGAGTCTG GTCATCCCAAGACCCAGTGTGAGCAGCACAGAGACAGTCTTCAGAGCAGAAAAGATGGTGTTCCTCTGGCAGGAGCCTTCATCCCTCAGTGTGATGAGGAGGGTCAGTACaggcctcagcagtgccacggGTCCACAGGTCACTGCTGGTGTGTGGACAGTAGGGGGCAGGAGAGAGCAGGAACCCGAACTCCACCTGGAACCCCGAGAATAAACTGTGACGAGCCTG TGATAGTGCCTCCAACCCAGCGTCCAGAGACCGTCTGTGAGCGCTGGAGAGCCAGTCTGTTGCAGCAATATGCAGGCCAGCCGGATTCCCGCCACTATCTACCTCAGTGTGACTCCTCCGGCGAGTTCAACCCGGTTCAGTGCTATGGAGACAGCAGCTACTGCTGGTGTGTGGACCGAAACGGACGTGAAGTACCAGGAACCCGCTCACACGACGCTGTGAAACCTGCCT GTATACCGACTGTGGCCCCTCCCACCATGCGCCCTCTGCCTCGCCCAGATGTGACCCCGCCTCCAGCAGGCACATCTTTGCTCTATGCCCAGGGTCAACAGATTGGAGTTTTGCCTCTCAATGGCACACAGATGGACAAGCAGAGATCTTCAGTGCTGCTTGCTCTACAT GGCTCTATAGTGGTCGGCATTGATTACGACTGCAGAGAAAGGAAAGTTTACTGGACAGATCTGGCAGGACGGACAATCAGTCGAGCCAGTCTGGAGCCAGGATCAGAATCTGAGATTATCATCAATACAG CTCTGACGAGTCCAGAAGGTCTTGCTGTAGATGTGGCCCGTAGGAGACTGTTTTGGGTGGACAGCACACCAGACAAGATAGAAACAGCAAACCTTGATGGAAGTGACAGACGTGTTCTGTTTGACACAGACTTAGTGAATCCTAGAGCCATCATTGTGGACTCCCCTACAGG AACCCTCTACTGGACTGACTGGAACCGAGAAGCTCCTAAAATCGAGAGCTCCTCAGTGGATGGACAAAACCGAAGAGTCCTGGTACAGGACGGCATTGGATTGCCCAATGCTTTGGCCTATGACTCCACTACACGCCAGGTCTGCTGGGCCGATGCAG GAACCAAGCGCCTAGAGTGTATATCGCCTAACGGGACAGGGAGACGTGTGGTCCACAGTAACCTGAACTACCCCTTCAGCATGGTCTCCTTCGCCAATCACTACTATTACACAGACTGGAGGAG AGATGGGGTCGTTGCTCTCAGTCGGGATAACCAGTCAACAGATGAGTACTTGCCTGATCAGAGGTCTCATTTGTATGGAATTACAGTTGCTCCTCCACACTGTTTATAA
- the nid2a gene encoding nidogen-2 isoform X31: protein MTWDKIAVLFLQLLWTVHRVTAIHRHDIYPYGMLYGDVALQEGDDETSKVITLTKPMYFYEASFTNLYVATNGIISTQDLPMEKQYVDDGFPTDFPVIAPFLADIDTSKGKGSIFYRQTESPTVLKRAEADVKRGFPDATFTPTHAFIATWENVSAYEEVTRSSRPSNRVNTFQVVLAYNEKDTYALFLYPEDGLQFFGTRPKESYNVEIELPARVGFTRGELSYFFFSRTEGPYYSVTSNEQSVKNLYQKGNIGEPGVWLFHVGNRYSFQNVVPAQHEVVSTKAPPVLVAVFSDEDYTEEEYPIDPDFQDPTTTEFLEPEQDSSLLERLNQEAPLGQSPLQPSVSGPGEFPQPDPRNLPPEDVTQPQRPLPKHAILQVYPNRVKDVPPHNSGGQVFSVEERVNFESGVIHYSTDNKETCERFQQQCSQNAHCTDYPTGFCCHCNSGFYGNGRHCLPNGAPHRVNGKVRGTVLVGGTVVQLDSIDLHAYIVVGDGRAYTAISEVPEPVGWALMPVAPIGGLFGWLFALELPNSLNGFSITGAEFTRRADVTFYPGNQRLSIVQTATGLDTQNYLNVDTHLQGSVPFIPPGATVQMEPFKDTYQYYPSLITSSSVREFTVVSAEKGTETLTFQVRQNITYRDCTHGHRRGLETQELRMERIFVMYVKEERILRYAITNKIGPLGAGETEPENVNPCYSGNHDCDTTAQCVPGEGQLFSCQCATGYSGDGRNCYDVDECAEGLSSCGAHSHCVNLPGSHRCQCEGGFEFGFDGRTCQDVDECRDQPCHAQALCSNVPGSFHCQCQPGYHGDGFQCHPQNGRPKTQCEQHRDSLQSRNDGVPRVGAFIPECDEEGQYRPQQCHGSTGHCWCVDSRGQERAGTRTPPGTPTINCYEPGRLKTQCEQHRDSLQSGNDGVPRVGAFIPECDEEGQYRPQQCHGSTGHCWCVDSRGQERAGTRTPPGTSRINCDESGRPKTQCEQHRDSLQSGNGGVPRVGAFIPQCDEEGQYRPQQCHGSTGHCWCVDSRGQERAGTRTPPGTPTINCDEPGRPRTQCEQHRDSLQSGNDGFPRVGAFIPQCDEEGQYRPQQCHGSTGHCWCVDSRGQERAGTRTPPGTPRINCDEPGHPKTQCEQHRDSLQSRKDGVPLAGAFIPQCDEEGQYRPQQCHGSTGHCWCVDSRGQERAGTRTPPGTPRINCDEPGRPKTQCEQHRDGLQNGNDGVPRVGAFIPECDEEGQYRPQQCHGSTGHCWCVDSRGQERAGTRTPPGTLRINCDEPGRLKTQCEQHRDSLQSRNGDVPRVGAFIPECDEEGQYRPQQCHGSTGHCWCVDSRGQERAGTRTPPGTPRINCDESGHPKTQCEQHRDSLQSRKDGVPLAGAFIPQCDEEGQYRPQQCHGSTGHCWCVDSRGQERAGTRTPPGTPRINCDEPVIVPPTQRPETVCERWRASLLQQYAGQPDSRHYLPQCDSSGEFNPVQCYGDSSYCWCVDRNGREVPGTRSHDAVKPACIPTVAPPTMRPLPRPDVTPPPAGTSLLYAQGQQIGVLPLNGTQMDKQRSSVLLALHGSIVVGIDYDCRERKVYWTDLAGRTISRASLEPGSESEIIINTALTSPEGLAVDVARRRLFWVDSTPDKIETANLDGSDRRVLFDTDLVNPRAIIVDSPTGTLYWTDWNREAPKIESSSVDGQNRRVLVQDGIGLPNALAYDSTTRQVCWADAGTKRLECISPNGTGRRVVHSNLNYPFSMVSFANHYYYTDWRRDGVVALSRDNQSTDEYLPDQRSHLYGITVAPPHCL, encoded by the exons GTAAACACGTTTCAAGTGGTGCTTGCGTACAATGAGAAGGATACTTATGCGCTCTTCCTATACCCTGAGGATGGCCTGCAGTTTTTTGGGACACGGCCCAAAGAATCTTACAATGTCGAAATTGAGCTTCCAGCTCGTGTGGGTTTTACCAGAGGAGAGCTGTCCTACTTCTTCTTTTCTCGGACTGAAGGGCCTTACTACAGCGTCACCAGCAACGAGCAGTCTGTCAAGAACCTTTACCA AAAGGGAAACATAGGAGAGCCTGGAGTTTGGCTTTTCCATGTTGGAAACAGATATTCCTTCCAGAATGTCGTTCCTGCACAGCATGAGGTTGTTTCAACCAAAGCTCCCCCAGTTCTGGTTGCTGTGTTCTCTGATGAAGACTACACAGAGGAGGAGTACCCCATCGATCCAGACTTTCAGGATCCCACCACAACAGAGTTTCTTGAGCCAGAGCAGGACTCCTCCCTACTGGAGCGTCTCAACCAGGAGGCGCCTCTTGGTCAATCTCCACTTCAGCCCTCAGTGTCTGGTCCAGGTGAATTTCCTCAGCCTGATCCCCGTAATCTCCCCCCGGAGGATGTGACCCAGCCCCAGCGGCCATTACCAAAGCACGCAATTCTGCAGGTGTACCCGAACCGTGTGAAGGACGTCCCACCTCACAACTCTGGTGGCCAAGTGTTCAGTGTTGAGGAGAGAGTGAACTTTGAGTCTGGAG TGATCCATTACTCAACCGATAATAAAGAGACATGCGAGCGCTTCCAGCAGCAGTGCAGTCAGAACGCACACTGCACAGACTATCCCACTGGCTTCTGCTGCCACTGCAACTCAGGATTCTACGGCAACGGCCGCCACTGCCTGCCAAACG GTGCACCTCATCGTGTGAATGGTAAAGTCAGAGGGACTGTGCTGGTGGGTGGCACAGTAGTGCAGCTGGACAGCATTGACCTGCATGCCTACATCGTGGTTGGCGATGGGCGAGCGTACACTGCCATCAGTGAGGTCCCGGAGCCGGTGGGCTGGGCCCTCATGCCTGTGGCCCCCATTGGAGGTCTGTTTGGTTGGCTCTTTGCCCTGGAGCTGCCTAACAGCCTTAATGGCTTCAGTATCACCG GTGCCGAATTCACTCGCCGTGCAGATGTGACCTTCTATCCTGGTAACCAGCGTCTCAGCATCGTCCAGACAGCTACGGGTTTGGATACCCAGAACTACCTCAATGTGGACACTCATTTACAAGGCAGTGTTCCCTTCATCCCTCCTGGTGCTACAGTGCAGATGGAGCCATTTAAGGACACCTACCAGTATTATCCTTCAT TGATTACCTCCTCATCAGTGCGTGAGTTTACAGTCGTGTCAGCTGAAAAAGGAACAGAGACCCTCACTTTCCAGGTCAGACAGAACATCACATACAGGGATTGCACTCACGGGCACCGCAGAGGACTGGAGACACAGGAGCTGAGAATGGAGCGCATATTTGTTATGTACGTCAAAGAGGAGCGCATCCTTCGATATGCCATCACCAACAAGATCGGCCCTCTCGGAG CTGGAGAAACCGAGCCAGAAAATGTGAACCCCTGTTACTCTGGAAATCATGACTGTGACACAACTGCACAGTGCGTGCCGGGCGAGGGACAGCTGTTCTCGTGCCAGTGCGCCACAGGTTACAGTGGAGACGGTCGCAACTGTTATG ATGTGGATGAGTGTGCAGAAGGTCTGAGCTCCTGTGGTGCTCACTCTCACTGCGTGAACCTGCCCGGAAGCCATCGCTGTCAGTGTGAGGGCGGATTTGAGTTTGGATTTGATGGCCGCACATGTCAGG ATGTAGACGAGTGTCGTGACCAGCCGTGTCACGCCCAGGCCTTGTGCTCCAACGTTCCGGGATCTTTCCACTGCCAGTGCCAACCAGGATACCATGGAGATGGTTTCCAGTGCCACCCTCAAAATG GTCGTCCCAAAACCCAGTGTGAGCAGCACAGAGACAGTCTTCAGAGCAGAAACGATGGTGTTCCTCGCGTAGGAGCCTTCATCCCTGAGTGTGATGAGGAGGGTCAGTACaggcctcagcagtgccacggGTCCACAGGTCACTGCTGGTGTGTGGACAGTAGGGGGCAGGAGAGAGCAGGAACCCGAACTCCACCTGGTACCCCGACAATAAACTGTTATGAGCCTG GTCGTCTCAAGACCCAGTGTGAGCAGCACAGAGACAGTCTTCAGAGCGGAAATGATGGTGTTCCTCGCGTAGGAGCCTTCATCCCTGAGTGTGATGAGGAGGGTCAGTACaggcctcagcagtgccacggGTCCACAGGTCACTGCTGGTGTGTGGACAGTAGGGGGCAGGAGAGAGCGGGAACCCGAACTCCACCTGGAACCTCGAGAATAAACTGTGACGAGTCTG GTCGTCCCAAAACCCAGTGTGAGCAGCACAGAGACAGTCTTCAGAGCGGAAACGGTGGTGTTCCTCGTGTAGGAGCCTTCATCCCTCAGTGTGATGAGGAGGGTCAGTACaggcctcagcagtgccacggGTCCACAGGTCACTGCTGGTGTGTGGACAGTAGGGGGCAGGAGAGAGCAGGAACCCGAACTCCACCTGGAACCCCGACAATAAACTGTGATGAGCCTG GTCGTCCCAGGACCCAGTGTGAGCAGCACAGAGACAGTCTTCAGAGCGGAAACGATGGTTTTCCTCGTGTAGGAGCCTTCATCCCTCAGTGTGATGAGGAGGGTCAGTACaggcctcagcagtgccacggGTCCACAGGTCACTGCTGGTGTGTGGATAGTAGGGGGCAGGAGAGAGCGGGAACCCGAACTCCACCTGGAACCCCGAGAATAAACTGTGACGAGCCTG GTCATCCCAAGACCCAGTGTGAGCAGCACAGAGACAGTCTTCAGAGCAGAAAAGATGGTGTTCCTCTGGCAGGAGCCTTCATCCCTCAGTGTGATGAGGAGGGTCAGTACaggcctcagcagtgccacggGTCCACAG GTCACTGCTGGTGTGTGGACAGTAGGGGGCAGGAGAGAGCGGGAACCCGAACTCCACCTGGAACCCCGAGAATAAACTGTGACGAGCCTG GTCGTCCCAAGACCCAGTGTGAGCAGCACAGAGACGGTCTTCAGAATGGAAACGATGGTGTTCCTCGCGTAGGAGCCTTCATCCCTGAGTGTGATGAGGAGGGTCAGTACaggcctcagcagtgccacggGTCCACAGGTCACTGCTGGTGTGTGGACAGTAGGGGGCAAGAGAGAGCGGGAACCCGAACTCCACCTGGAACCCTGAGAATAAACTGTGACGAGCCTG GTCGTCTCAAGACCCAGTGTGAGCAGCACAGAGACAGTCTTCAGAGCAGAAACGGTGATGTTCCTCGCGTAGGAGCCTTTATCCCTGAGTGTGATGAGGAAGGTCAGTACAGACCTCAGCAGTGCCACGGGTCCACAGGTCACTGCTGGTGTGTGGACAGTAGGGGGCAGGAGAGAGCGGGAACCCGAACTCCACCTGGAACCCCGAGAATAAACTGTGACGAGTCTG GTCATCCCAAGACCCAGTGTGAGCAGCACAGAGACAGTCTTCAGAGCAGAAAAGATGGTGTTCCTCTGGCAGGAGCCTTCATCCCTCAGTGTGATGAGGAGGGTCAGTACaggcctcagcagtgccacggGTCCACAGGTCACTGCTGGTGTGTGGACAGTAGGGGGCAGGAGAGAGCAGGAACCCGAACTCCACCTGGAACCCCGAGAATAAACTGTGACGAGCCTG TGATAGTGCCTCCAACCCAGCGTCCAGAGACCGTCTGTGAGCGCTGGAGAGCCAGTCTGTTGCAGCAATATGCAGGCCAGCCGGATTCCCGCCACTATCTACCTCAGTGTGACTCCTCCGGCGAGTTCAACCCGGTTCAGTGCTATGGAGACAGCAGCTACTGCTGGTGTGTGGACCGAAACGGACGTGAAGTACCAGGAACCCGCTCACACGACGCTGTGAAACCTGCCT GTATACCGACTGTGGCCCCTCCCACCATGCGCCCTCTGCCTCGCCCAGATGTGACCCCGCCTCCAGCAGGCACATCTTTGCTCTATGCCCAGGGTCAACAGATTGGAGTTTTGCCTCTCAATGGCACACAGATGGACAAGCAGAGATCTTCAGTGCTGCTTGCTCTACAT GGCTCTATAGTGGTCGGCATTGATTACGACTGCAGAGAAAGGAAAGTTTACTGGACAGATCTGGCAGGACGGACAATCAGTCGAGCCAGTCTGGAGCCAGGATCAGAATCTGAGATTATCATCAATACAG CTCTGACGAGTCCAGAAGGTCTTGCTGTAGATGTGGCCCGTAGGAGACTGTTTTGGGTGGACAGCACACCAGACAAGATAGAAACAGCAAACCTTGATGGAAGTGACAGACGTGTTCTGTTTGACACAGACTTAGTGAATCCTAGAGCCATCATTGTGGACTCCCCTACAGG AACCCTCTACTGGACTGACTGGAACCGAGAAGCTCCTAAAATCGAGAGCTCCTCAGTGGATGGACAAAACCGAAGAGTCCTGGTACAGGACGGCATTGGATTGCCCAATGCTTTGGCCTATGACTCCACTACACGCCAGGTCTGCTGGGCCGATGCAG GAACCAAGCGCCTAGAGTGTATATCGCCTAACGGGACAGGGAGACGTGTGGTCCACAGTAACCTGAACTACCCCTTCAGCATGGTCTCCTTCGCCAATCACTACTATTACACAGACTGGAGGAG AGATGGGGTCGTTGCTCTCAGTCGGGATAACCAGTCAACAGATGAGTACTTGCCTGATCAGAGGTCTCATTTGTATGGAATTACAGTTGCTCCTCCACACTGTTTATAA